The DNA segment GTGCATCAAAAAATGATTTTGCCCCTTTCGTAAAAGATTCCATACTATATTTCACTACAAACAGAAAACACGAACTAATAAAAACCTACCTCAACCGAGATAATGAGTGGGTTTATCGCTTATACAAATCAGATATTTTACCCAACGAAGCACAAGCGAAGGAGACACCCCTTCAAAACCCTCAGCTTTCTAAGCTAAATACCGCTTCCATCTGCTGGTCAGCTGATACCTCAACAATTGTAATTACACAAAACCAATACAGCACCGTTAAACGGAGTAAAGGAAGACAAAATCTTTTGGGCATATTCTTCATCACCAATAAAAAGGGTGAATGGAGCAGACCTTCCGCATTCAAATATAATTCCCGAAGGAACTATTCCAATGTACACCCCACCATCACACCCGACGGAAAAACCATCTATTTTGTTTCAGACAAACCAGGTGGGATTGGGAAGGCAGATATATATGAATCATCTTTGGTAAACGGAGAATGGACCGAACCTGTGAATTTGGGCAGAAAAGTCAATACAGAAGGAAACGAAGTTTTTCCCTTTTATCATTCGTCGGGCAAGCTATATTTTTCTTCAGAAGGGCACAACAGCACGGGCAAGCTAGATATCTTTTACACTTCCAAGAACAATGGCGTCTGGAGTGCACCAATAAAATTGGAATATCCCATCAACACTGAGAGCAACGATTTTTCATGCTACATCTACGATTCCCAGACCGAAGGCTATTTTGCATCCGACCGCACAGGAAATGCAGATATTTTCAAATTTAATGACACCTATCCTAAGTTTCCGGATGCAAGTCCGCAAATTGAAGACAACTTTTGTTTTACCTTATTCGAAAATGGCCCCTACGTTTCAGATACCTTGCCTTACAAATACAAATGGAATTTTGGAGATGGAGCAACAGCAAACGGGCTCGAAGTGGACCATTGCTTTCCAGGACCCGGAAAATACCTGGTAGAATTAAACGTAGTTGACACACTGGCCAACAAAGACCTATACACCGTTGCAAGCTACGAAGTAAACCTAGAACGCACCCCTCAAATATACATTACAGCTCCAGATACGGTCAATATTGGCACCTCTTTTCAGCTTAGCACAGATATATCAACACTCCAAGATTTCGTTCCTACGCAATATTTTTGGGACTTTGGAGACGGTAATAAAGCCAAAGGTGTAACTATTCATCATATTTTTCGAAAAAAGGGTATATACACAATTACTTGTGGTGCCATTTCAAAACTTGACCCTACAGATAAACGAAGTTCAACACGACAGATTGTTGTCATAGAATAATCAATACACATGCATAAATTAGCTATATTTTATACATTTATAATAATTTCGTTGAGTGCCAATGCCCAACCCGTACCAGCCATTGACGAGAACATACCCCACCTTGTTACATTTGGAAAAGATGGAGAATCAGCATGGGGCGACAACGATTATTGTCAGGTCATATTTTACTCCGTTCCGCAAGATCATACGGAACCCATTTTTATCAGGGTATATGACCCCGATACAGGAGGAGAGATAGATGAACAGAAAGGAGAATGGGATACCCGAATGAAATACAGTATTTATGGCGGAAAAAACGCCTGCTCTGCCAAGGATGCAAAGAATATTAATTTAAGTGGCAACTACAAAAGCGGCACATTATTAGGTACAAAATCCTTCACTGCCCATCCTAAATATGATCAAAAATGGTATACTTTCGGTCCCATTAACCCCACTGAAGGAGAGTTTTTACCGGACGAATATGGTGGCTATGTATTTAAAATAATCATTGAAGGAATATCAGGTGATGACGGAAACCTATACAACTTATCTCTAAGCAACAAACCAACTGAAAACCAACCAGTAGAAGGGGCTTTTGCTTTTTATTACAAATATAAATTCAGATTACACGATAACGCTAACGAGATTTCCCATATCTATCCATTTATCGACGAAAATGTTCAATCAGTAAAACAATCCAACTTCGACTGGGATAACGACGGCATTATCAGAATCATCTCTGTGGCCAAAAATGGAGAGTTTATGAAAATTTCTGGCGATGACAACTGGGCCAATAGTCTGCATCAGGTTCACCCCTCAGAAAAAAACAAGTCGTACGATATTCAAATGATAAAAAAGAAAGGGGCAGATATCAAAAACAACAATGTAGTCATATACCTAAAAAATCAATATGACGAACTAATTGAGTTTTACAGTGTTCCTATTGGAGGCATCCCAAAATACAAATACAGCATTGGAATGAAACCGAAAACTATACATAACTAGAGTGGGATATGACATACAGCGTTAAAAGGTTAACAACCCTACTAATTATCATTGTGCTATACAGTTGCAGCAATCACGCTACAGCTCAATCATTCAACTTTAAAAATTTTGATTCAGACATGGGTCTGCCGCAAAACTTTGTGTATTGCTTGGCACAGGATCACAATGGCTACCTTTGGATAGGCACCGGCGAAGGTTTGGTGAGGTACGACGGTATCCACTTCAAGACCTATACACAAAGAGACTCTTTGTCTTCAGACTTTATTTACTCTTTATTTGTAGACCTGGATGGAATACTATAGGTTGGACACAACAACGGTACATTATCCTACTTACAAGACGGCACCTTCCATAAAATAATACCCACCCCCAAAGCCACCAGTCGCATCAACGACATCTGCCAGGATAACATGGGCAACATATGGGCAACCGTACAAAATAACGGCTTATTAAAGATCAACAAACAAAAGAATGTAACACCATATTTTCAAGCGGATATATTTGAGGATAAACTCTATTACTCAATAGAGTCCGTTGATCCATTCAACTTTTTAATGGGCACCTCTGAAGGTCTGATGCATTTGAAACTGAATCAGAATGCAGAGATCACTTCTGTACATGAAATAGGAAATATTCCACCAGCTAAAATAAATACCATCGTAAAACGAAGAGCCATAGAAGGAGAATACTGGATAGCTACCGAGGACGAAGGTTTCTACTTATTTCGCTATGATGAGCAAACAGCCAAACATTATGCCAACAACAACCTATGCATTAAATTTAATATAGAATACGAAAATATATTAGATATTTACGAAGAAAAAGATGGCAATCTACTACTTGCCACCTGGGGGAACGGGGTTATCAAATTATTTTTAGATGCTGCAACACAAAGCTTCACCGAATCATTTAAATTCACCACTGAAAATGGCTTGAACCACGACTTCATTAGGGCCATCATAGGTGACCGAGAAGATAACTATTGGTTTGCCACCTACGGAGGCGGTGTTTCTGTATTACTCAGCGACTATTTTATCCATTATGACTTGGAGAGTATTGGCTTTAAACAAAGCAAGGCTAAATCAGTCATGGCCACCCATTCCAACCTATGGATAGGACTGGACAATGGCATATTGCACACCGATCCATTTTGTTTCACGGACCATGAATACTATGACAAAGCACTGGGAATACCCAACGACGAGATTACTGGCTTTGAATATGATTCAGATAGCACCTTTTGGGTAGCATCCTTTGAATCCGGGTTATACTTCAGAAAAAAAGGAGATTTAAGATTTAAAAAATATCCATACACCAAAGGAGTGAGCGAGCCAAAGATCAATGATATGGCTATTGTTAACCGAGATATTTTACTGGCAACCACTTCCGGTTTCTATCGCATAAACCCAACAACACCCAAAACAACCTTGTTAACCACTGAAAATCAACTACCACACAACAATATTAATTTCGTATTCATTGACGATCAACAACAAATATGGATAGGACCCAAATCCAGTGGCATCTGCCTACTGGACAGCACAAGCATTGAAGTTCACAGACTTTCTAAATCACCATTGGATGTTTCAGGTATGACCACAGACTCCAAAGGGAACTTTTGGTTGTCGACCATTGGTAAGGGAGTATTAAAGTACAATCAAGACACTTTGATGGCCATCGATATTTCAGATGGACTTACCAAAAACTACTGCTACGATATTGTATGTGACAAAAATGACAGACTCTGGATTGCACACCAACCAGGTATCAGTACCATCGACCTAAACACAAAACAAATCAGAACCTTTGGCTTTAAAGAAGACATGGGCGGTGATTTTTATGATATATGGAAAGATAAAGAAGAAAACATATGGTTTGCATCCAGTAATGGTATCATTAAATACTTTCCGGACAGAGACAAGAAAAATACGGTTCCGCCTAAAATTAACCTCAATAAAGCAAATGTATCTGGTATCAATTACCCCTTGAACAAACCCATTCAGCTGCCATATCCTTACAATAGGAGGTATGCTAAATTCAGATTTGATTTCACTGGCATCAGCTTTAAGGACCCCCTAGGCGTGAGCTACCAATACAAATTAATTAGAAATGACAACGAGGAATCCCAATGGATCGACCTAGGAACCACTAATTTTAAGGAATACGAATTTTTGCCTGACGGTAAATACGACTTAAAAATTCGCGCATTTAATGCCGATGGTGTACCCAACAATAACCCTCTGTCAATTAGAATAGAAATTGCTGAACCCATATGGAAAAAATGGTGGTTTTACCTCGTTTTAATCTCTCTACTGGGGTTAATATTCTATTGGATTATCAAAATCAGGGAACGAAAGTTAAGGATGCAAAAAGAGGCATTACAACGAGAAGTAAATTCACAAACCATAGTTCTGCGAGAACAAAAAGATGAAATACAGCGTAAAAATAAAGACATTACAGCTAGCATTAATTACGCCAAGCGTATTCAAAGCTCTATCCTACCACCGGTGAACGAACTAAAAAATTCCTTTGCTCAATCATTCATATTCTTTGCTCCTAGAGATATTGTAAGTGGTGACTTTTATTGGTTTAGCAAGAATAAAAATAAATTCTTATTATGCTGCGCTGATTGCACCGGACATGGTGTTCCCGGCGCTTTCATGTCAATGATTGGAACTACCTTACTCAACGATATTAACAAAACAGAAAAAGTACAATCTCCCGCTGATATTCTTGAAAAACTAGATAGCAACATTAAAGTATTACTTCAAAAAGAAAATAGTGAGAATGCTAAAGACGGAATGGACATCTCGGTGATTGAGATTGATGTAAACACCCACAAAGTGAGAATCGCCTCTGCCAAGCGACCTGTATTTGTATATATCAACAATGAACTATCCATATACAACGGAACAAGGAGAAGCATAGGCGATGATGCACTTACTCAAAAATCTAAATTCTTAAATTACGAATACAATTGTTCCAAAGGAGACTCCATTTACTTGTTCTCAGATGGCTATACCGACCAATTTGGAGGTCCCAAAGGCAAAAAAATAATGAAGGTAGGTGTCAAGAACCTACTGGAAGAAATACGTAAAAAACCAATGGACAGTCAAGGTAAAATTATTAAAGAATATTTTAATAATTGGAAAGGAGACCTGGAACAAATAGACGACGTATTATTCATGGGGATAAAACTCTAAATTCGGCATAAATAAATCCTTTATAAAAAATACAATAGCAATTGAGGCATAGCACCAGCTTTGGTGATTGAAACAAGTTAGCTGGCATCTCGATTGGCAACAATGTGAATAGGTAAT comes from the Saccharicrinis fermentans DSM 9555 = JCM 21142 genome and includes:
- a CDS encoding PKD domain-containing protein, which codes for MLTHKSTYLITLALVAILNISVYSQEINIVNLETNSASKNDFAPFVKDSILYFTTNRKHELIKTYLNRDNEWVYRLYKSDILPNEAQAKETPLQNPQLSKLNTASICWSADTSTIVITQNQYSTVKRSKGRQNLLGIFFITNKKGEWSRPSAFKYNSRRNYSNVHPTITPDGKTIYFVSDKPGGIGKADIYESSLVNGEWTEPVNLGRKVNTEGNEVFPFYHSSGKLYFSSEGHNSTGKLDIFYTSKNNGVWSAPIKLEYPINTESNDFSCYIYDSQTEGYFASDRTGNADIFKFNDTYPKFPDASPQIEDNFCFTLFENGPYVSDTLPYKYKWNFGDGATANGLEVDHCFPGPGKYLVELNVVDTLANKDLYTVASYEVNLERTPQIYITAPDTVNIGTSFQLSTDISTLQDFVPTQYFWDFGDGNKAKGVTIHHIFRKKGIYTITCGAISKLDPTDKRSSTRQIVVIE
- a CDS encoding two-component regulator propeller domain-containing protein, which gives rise to MTYSVKRLTTLLIIIVLYSCSNHATAQSFNFKNFDSDMGLPQNFVYCLAQDHNGYLWIGTGEGLVRYDGIHFKTYTQRDSLSSDFIYSLFVDLDGIL
- a CDS encoding SpoIIE family protein phosphatase; this encodes MGNIWATVQNNGLLKINKQKNVTPYFQADIFEDKLYYSIESVDPFNFLMGTSEGLMHLKLNQNAEITSVHEIGNIPPAKINTIVKRRAIEGEYWIATEDEGFYLFRYDEQTAKHYANNNLCIKFNIEYENILDIYEEKDGNLLLATWGNGVIKLFLDAATQSFTESFKFTTENGLNHDFIRAIIGDREDNYWFATYGGGVSVLLSDYFIHYDLESIGFKQSKAKSVMATHSNLWIGLDNGILHTDPFCFTDHEYYDKALGIPNDEITGFEYDSDSTFWVASFESGLYFRKKGDLRFKKYPYTKGVSEPKINDMAIVNRDILLATTSGFYRINPTTPKTTLLTTENQLPHNNINFVFIDDQQQIWIGPKSSGICLLDSTSIEVHRLSKSPLDVSGMTTDSKGNFWLSTIGKGVLKYNQDTLMAIDISDGLTKNYCYDIVCDKNDRLWIAHQPGISTIDLNTKQIRTFGFKEDMGGDFYDIWKDKEENIWFASSNGIIKYFPDRDKKNTVPPKINLNKANVSGINYPLNKPIQLPYPYNRRYAKFRFDFTGISFKDPLGVSYQYKLIRNDNEESQWIDLGTTNFKEYEFLPDGKYDLKIRAFNADGVPNNNPLSIRIEIAEPIWKKWWFYLVLISLLGLIFYWIIKIRERKLRMQKEALQREVNSQTIVLREQKDEIQRKNKDITASINYAKRIQSSILPPVNELKNSFAQSFIFFAPRDIVSGDFYWFSKNKNKFLLCCADCTGHGVPGAFMSMIGTTLLNDINKTEKVQSPADILEKLDSNIKVLLQKENSENAKDGMDISVIEIDVNTHKVRIASAKRPVFVYINNELSIYNGTRRSIGDDALTQKSKFLNYEYNCSKGDSIYLFSDGYTDQFGGPKGKKIMKVGVKNLLEEIRKKPMDSQGKIIKEYFNNWKGDLEQIDDVLFMGIKL